The following coding sequences lie in one Chitinispirillales bacterium ANBcel5 genomic window:
- a CDS encoding RNA polymerase sigma factor RpoD/SigA — protein sequence MKTETLYFRDIGRYRLIDEKHERELVRRVQQDDRKATNELITSNLRFVISVARRYRGRGLSFLELINEGNMGLIKAAKRFDLNVKVKFISYAVWWVRQGIQKALLEQADTIRIPPNKLALVNKFKKALDRNLGDYHATIEMEEFRDHEKDIVEVMDKLYGVSLDAPLPGNNLGEESTMTLQDILGVDPDQDGESGRKELASVLDSVLQYITSREERILRMYFGLNFSKQFTLEEIGKELKLTRERVRLIRDRSLRKLMQNPDSRAKLSPFFHDIRQ from the coding sequence ATGAAAACAGAAACACTGTATTTTCGTGATATCGGACGATATCGTTTGATTGATGAAAAGCATGAGCGTGAGTTGGTCAGACGCGTACAGCAGGATGACCGCAAAGCCACCAATGAGCTGATTACTTCTAATTTAAGATTTGTGATCAGTGTTGCAAGGCGCTATCGTGGACGGGGGTTGAGTTTTCTTGAGCTTATTAATGAAGGAAACATGGGGCTTATCAAGGCTGCAAAACGATTTGATCTTAACGTTAAGGTTAAGTTTATCAGTTATGCGGTATGGTGGGTTCGTCAGGGAATACAGAAAGCGCTGCTTGAGCAGGCTGACACAATACGGATCCCCCCTAATAAGCTTGCTTTGGTTAATAAGTTTAAGAAGGCTTTGGATCGTAATCTGGGTGATTATCATGCTACTATCGAGATGGAGGAGTTTAGGGATCATGAGAAGGATATTGTAGAAGTAATGGATAAACTCTATGGGGTTTCTTTAGACGCCCCGCTTCCGGGTAACAACCTGGGAGAAGAGAGCACGATGACACTTCAGGATATCCTGGGAGTTGATCCGGATCAGGATGGGGAGAGTGGGCGAAAAGAGCTTGCTTCTGTTCTTGATAGTGTCCTTCAGTATATCACCAGCAGAGAAGAGCGGATATTGAGGATGTATTTTGGGTTGAATTTTTCTAAGCAGTTTACCCTTGAAGAGATTGGCAAAGAGCTGAAACTCACAAGAGAAAGGGTCAGATTAATACGAGACCGCTCTCTTCGTAAATTGATGCAAAATCCAGATTCCAGGGCAAAGCTGTCGCCGTTTTTTCATGATATCAGGCAGTAA
- a CDS encoding class I mannose-6-phosphate isomerase, which yields MSLYSYSPAIFKPILKEKIWGGRSLEKKLNKTLPPSIPIGESWELSGWGDSQSIACGGEFKGKTLTDLFISDPISFAGKRCLKRSGFPLLLKFIDATENLSVQVHPDKSQAQIHGWGENGKTECWYIIDAMPEAEIIAGFNRDVTEKEVKQAVLNGTLHHLLNYIPVKKGDVVFIPGGTVHAILGGALIYEVQEESDITLRLYDWNRKDDEGKGRELHLDEALKILNLKGGKVHIPEPSVIIDTPFCSRRLRCCCSDFTLEEYSFFSKGEIPVFPKDSFEALSVVAGSAKLKWSGGMINIALGQTVLLPANLKEVGLMGTAGSCVLSAAL from the coding sequence ATGTCTCTATACTCATATTCTCCGGCAATCTTTAAACCAATATTGAAGGAAAAAATCTGGGGTGGACGTTCTCTTGAGAAGAAATTAAACAAGACTCTTCCGCCTTCAATTCCTATTGGTGAGTCCTGGGAGTTGAGTGGATGGGGAGACAGTCAATCGATTGCTTGTGGGGGTGAGTTCAAAGGTAAAACCTTAACAGACCTTTTCATATCAGATCCAATCTCTTTTGCCGGAAAACGCTGTCTGAAACGTTCGGGGTTTCCTCTGTTACTAAAATTTATTGATGCAACAGAGAACCTTTCTGTTCAGGTACACCCTGATAAATCTCAGGCCCAAATACATGGCTGGGGAGAAAACGGTAAAACTGAGTGTTGGTATATCATTGATGCAATGCCGGAAGCAGAGATAATTGCGGGTTTTAATCGTGATGTAACAGAAAAAGAGGTAAAACAGGCTGTTCTTAACGGTACACTACACCACCTACTCAACTATATACCGGTTAAAAAAGGGGATGTGGTTTTTATTCCGGGTGGTACGGTTCATGCAATTCTTGGCGGAGCCCTAATATATGAAGTCCAGGAAGAATCAGATATAACCCTTCGGCTTTATGACTGGAATCGAAAAGATGATGAAGGAAAGGGACGTGAACTTCACCTTGATGAGGCATTGAAGATCCTAAACCTTAAGGGTGGTAAAGTTCATATTCCTGAACCATCTGTAATTATAGATACTCCCTTTTGCAGCCGGCGTTTACGCTGTTGTTGCTCCGATTTCACCCTTGAAGAATACTCTTTTTTTTCAAAGGGTGAGATTCCTGTATTCCCCAAGGACTCTTTTGAGGCTTTAAGTGTGGTAGCAGGTTCAGCAAAGCTAAAATGGAGCGGTGGAATGATAAATATTGCACTGGGACAAACCGTTCTTCTGCCGGCAAACCTCAAAGAGGTTGGTTTGATGGGTACAGCGGGAAGTTGTGTTTTATCTGCCGCACTTTAA
- a CDS encoding sugar transferase — protein sequence MKTVCRQVLSDVFKLTDILLLITALLIADVISNQPVSISRLADVISPRISVFNGVLGTLILLIWHLVFLWFGSYNSKRFISLFDEFILLLRAVFFCTVLLAVIDYLRPTELVSISFIYLFFWISLTILFSFRIFLRFVLGFLRAKGRNLRYILIAGTGKRALAYARYMEKNPQIGYSVLGFIDNEWHGETPLGTGMPQIVCSFEDFSSYLRDNVVDEVVICLPIKTCYQKILMILKIAEEQGTVIRMSTDLFNLKAAKSRVEHIDERNPLITIVTGAMYRRMVLVKSLIDFAASLLLVVILLPVFIAAALAIKFSSRGPVFFKQSRVGMNKRVFEVLKFRTMVTDAEQRLEQIAHLNERKDGAAFKIKMDPRVTPVGKILRKFSIDELPQLFNVLKGDMSLVGPRPLPIRDFNEFNEDWQRRRFSVKPGITCIWQVSGRDNITFEQWMKMDMRYIDEWSLWLDLKILLKTVPVSILGVGAS from the coding sequence ATGAAAACTGTATGTCGTCAAGTCCTGTCGGATGTTTTCAAACTCACCGACATCTTACTGCTTATTACTGCACTATTAATTGCAGATGTTATATCCAATCAACCGGTATCTATTTCAAGGCTTGCGGATGTAATATCTCCTCGTATATCTGTTTTCAATGGAGTTTTGGGAACTTTAATTCTTCTTATTTGGCATTTAGTTTTTCTTTGGTTTGGCTCCTATAATTCAAAAAGGTTTATATCATTATTTGATGAGTTTATACTTTTACTCAGGGCGGTTTTTTTCTGCACGGTGTTATTAGCGGTGATTGACTATCTCAGACCTACTGAGTTGGTTAGCATTTCTTTTATTTACTTATTCTTTTGGATCAGTTTGACCATTCTTTTCTCTTTTAGAATATTTCTGCGCTTTGTACTCGGTTTTCTTCGGGCCAAGGGCAGAAATCTGCGTTACATACTGATAGCCGGGACAGGAAAAAGAGCACTGGCATATGCACGATACATGGAAAAAAATCCTCAGATAGGATATTCTGTCCTGGGTTTTATAGATAATGAATGGCATGGGGAAACACCACTTGGGACAGGTATGCCACAAATTGTGTGTAGCTTTGAGGATTTTTCTTCTTATCTAAGGGATAATGTTGTTGATGAGGTGGTAATCTGCCTTCCCATCAAGACCTGTTATCAGAAGATACTCATGATTTTGAAAATAGCCGAGGAGCAGGGGACTGTAATTAGAATGTCAACTGATCTTTTTAACCTTAAGGCAGCAAAATCAAGGGTGGAACATATAGATGAACGCAACCCGCTTATCACAATAGTAACAGGAGCGATGTATAGGAGGATGGTATTGGTAAAATCACTGATAGATTTTGCTGCATCCTTACTTCTAGTCGTAATTCTATTACCGGTATTTATAGCTGCTGCTTTAGCAATTAAGTTTTCAAGTCGGGGGCCTGTATTCTTTAAACAGTCAAGAGTAGGGATGAACAAAAGGGTTTTTGAAGTTCTTAAGTTTCGTACCATGGTAACAGATGCAGAGCAGAGGCTTGAACAAATCGCTCATTTAAATGAGCGCAAAGATGGAGCCGCCTTCAAGATTAAAATGGACCCCAGAGTTACTCCGGTTGGGAAAATTCTAAGAAAATTTAGTATAGATGAATTACCGCAACTTTTCAATGTGCTTAAGGGGGATATGTCACTGGTTGGTCCAAGACCACTTCCTATCCGTGACTTTAATGAGTTCAATGAAGACTGGCAGCGTAGACGTTTTTCAGTAAAACCAGGTATTACCTGTATATGGCAGGTCTCGGGGAGGGATAATATTACCTTCGAACAGTGGATGAAAATGGATATGAGATATATAGATGAGTGGTCGTTGTGGCTGGATTTAAAAATTCTGCTTAAAACGGTTCCTGTGAGTATTTTAGGAGTTGGGGCTTCGTGA
- a CDS encoding MlaE family lipid ABC transporter permease subunit, whose product MKLTPKDEKVIKGPPFLDRTWVESCGLLKGDHSNKTTVDLSQTRKIDSSGICFLRLLHSLHTLSGGKLVLKNAPPNIVKELNSSPEKSHNPTPAPKPGYFYSVGDRFIKSYQSCLKALSVLVEMLYWGTIGTIKRRDIKKGALGEQMYQLGFKALGIITLLSFLVGVVLALQTAMQLKNFGAGVFLAPLIGITMVREMGPLLTAIILAGRTGSATTAEIATMGVGEELEALQTMGINPVQFVVVPKFWAITITMPLLSALATAAGIFGGYLIGLVYLDITSALFWSELLKHLHFRDVLAGVSKSFVFAWLIIWIGAYYGFKVKGGAEAVGKETTASVVAGIFVIVVTDAIFSFII is encoded by the coding sequence ATGAAACTGACCCCCAAAGATGAAAAAGTCATTAAAGGGCCACCTTTTCTGGATCGGACCTGGGTCGAATCCTGCGGTCTACTTAAAGGTGATCACAGCAACAAAACTACTGTTGATCTTTCCCAAACCAGAAAAATCGATTCTTCCGGTATCTGCTTTCTTCGCCTGTTACACTCTCTTCATACCCTCAGTGGCGGAAAATTGGTACTCAAAAACGCCCCGCCCAATATTGTAAAAGAGCTCAATTCTAGCCCTGAAAAGAGCCATAATCCTACGCCAGCTCCAAAACCTGGGTACTTTTACTCTGTTGGGGATAGATTTATCAAAAGCTACCAGTCTTGTTTAAAGGCTCTCTCTGTACTGGTTGAGATGCTCTATTGGGGTACTATTGGAACCATCAAGCGTAGAGATATAAAAAAAGGAGCTCTTGGAGAGCAGATGTACCAATTAGGCTTTAAAGCCCTGGGAATCATTACACTTTTATCATTTCTTGTGGGGGTAGTACTGGCACTCCAAACTGCAATGCAGCTTAAAAATTTCGGTGCAGGAGTATTTCTGGCCCCACTAATCGGTATTACTATGGTAAGAGAAATGGGACCTCTACTTACAGCTATTATTCTGGCAGGACGAACAGGAAGTGCAACAACTGCAGAAATTGCCACTATGGGTGTTGGAGAAGAACTCGAAGCCCTTCAAACAATGGGAATCAATCCGGTACAGTTTGTAGTAGTTCCAAAGTTTTGGGCCATAACAATCACAATGCCTCTGCTTTCTGCCCTGGCAACCGCTGCTGGAATATTTGGGGGTTATTTAATAGGTCTTGTATATCTTGATATTACCTCAGCCCTTTTCTGGAGCGAACTGCTTAAACATTTGCACTTTAGAGATGTATTGGCAGGAGTCTCAAAGTCATTCGTTTTCGCTTGGCTAATTATATGGATCGGTGCCTATTATGGTTTCAAAGTTAAGGGTGGTGCAGAAGCTGTGGGGAAAGAAACAACCGCAAGCGTTGTGGCAGGAATATTCGTAATAGTAGTAACTGATGCAATTTTTTCGTTTATTATTTAA